The Chitinivibrionia bacterium genome window below encodes:
- the aroB gene encoding 3-dehydroquinate synthase produces the protein MKLQVSLAKRSYPIFINENANFYETVKSNCPANKYIIITNDTIAKLYENHLSDWKRNLPDASVVVIPDGEKYKNMKTLNFIMDEMFKQNPDRKAAVIAFGGGVVGDIAGFAASMFLRGVNYIQVPTTLLSMVDSSVGGKTAVNHSSGKNLIGSFYQPKMVWIDTKFLETLPEREYLAGCGEIAKYGYIGGKKMFEFITGGNDCHFEKICARDKDLCVEAIQKSIEIKAKIVGKDETETGQRALLNFGHTFAHAFEKVYGFGTLLHGEAVVLGIDCEVKLAERLGLLKKKDVKVLSASLKILKKPNIPHKVASGAIYRAMFSDKKKADGKLVFVLPVACGKSEIINNVDKKNIISVLDEEFGSWVF, from the coding sequence ATGAAGTTGCAAGTGTCTTTGGCAAAGCGAAGTTATCCGATTTTCATAAACGAAAACGCCAATTTTTACGAGACGGTTAAGAGTAATTGCCCTGCGAATAAATACATAATTATAACGAACGACACAATCGCCAAACTTTACGAAAATCATCTTTCGGATTGGAAACGAAACCTGCCCGACGCGTCTGTCGTTGTAATTCCCGACGGCGAAAAATACAAAAATATGAAAACGCTCAATTTTATAATGGACGAAATGTTTAAGCAAAATCCCGACCGAAAAGCGGCGGTTATTGCGTTTGGCGGCGGAGTTGTCGGCGACATTGCGGGCTTTGCGGCTTCTATGTTTTTGCGCGGCGTAAACTATATCCAAGTGCCGACAACGCTTTTGTCGATGGTGGACAGTAGCGTGGGCGGAAAAACGGCGGTAAATCACAGCAGCGGAAAAAATTTAATCGGCAGTTTTTATCAGCCGAAAATGGTTTGGATAGACACAAAATTTTTGGAAACCCTGCCCGAACGCGAATATTTGGCGGGCTGCGGCGAAATTGCAAAATACGGATATATCGGCGGCAAAAAAATGTTTGAATTTATAACCGGGGGCAACGATTGCCATTTTGAAAAAATCTGCGCAAGAGACAAAGATTTGTGCGTGGAAGCAATCCAAAAATCCATAGAAATAAAGGCGAAAATCGTAGGCAAAGACGAAACGGAAACAGGGCAGAGAGCATTGCTGAATTTTGGGCACACCTTTGCGCACGCTTTTGAAAAAGTTTACGGCTTCGGCACTCTTTTGCACGGCGAAGCGGTAGTTCTGGGAATAGATTGCGAAGTAAAACTTGCCGAAAGATTGGGTTTGCTGAAGAAGAAAGACGTAAAAGTTTTGAGCGCTTCGCTAAAAATACTGAAAAAACCGAACATTCCGCATAAAGTCGCTTCGGGCGCTATTTATAGGGCGATGTTTTCGGACAAAAAAAAGGCGGACGGAAAGCTCGTTTTTGTGCTTCCCGTGGCTTGCGGAAAATCCGAAATAATTAACAATGTCGATAAGAAAAACATAATTTCCGTTCTCGACGAGGAGTTTGGCTCTTGGGTATTTTA